The sequence ACTGAGAACAAACTAGTAATTCTCTCACGTCCAAAATCTCCACATAAACtcataaaagtttatataattaaagaacTGGCGATAGGAATAATTAACAAACCTCTGTATTGACACTTTTGGAGGATGGCTACTAAATACTTGAGGCAGACAACGTTAGCATCAATGGCTAGAACTCGCAAATCCGCGGGATTGAACATGTCGCCACGGCCCTCGTCGACATGCATTGATATCTCACTCAGTTCATCATTATTCTTAGCCATATTAGGCTTCAAATCAAGATTCTCTCTCGCTTTCTAGAGATTGTGCAATGAAGGGCTTCGTAAACCTTGTGGTGGGAAAAGGAAATTTACATATACGTGTAGAGGAGCAATAATTTTAAGCAATTaagattactatatatataattgaatacTCACGAGAGAAAACTTACTATAATTTGAtgctattaattaattgattcatTGATGGAGATACAATGCTGCTTAAATATTGTTTCACGTCtctaaatcaagaaataaaggACAGgtcatcaaatttaatttccCTCAACAATCCTTCTTTATTGTTAGAGGGTCGcagttttttataataagaacaaatatttttactagtgaatcatattgttttgacatgatgatattaaaaataaattttaaaaaataatatatatattattttaatatatttttaaataaaaatataaaaataaaagaaaaaaaaaatacccaattCAACAATAACATTAGAGCACTGAAGACTCTGAACCAATATAAGACCAGACGAAAAGCCCACAGCTCAGCAATCATATTAGTTGCATAGCCAATAGACCCAGAGAAATCTTTAATCCACAAGCCATGATGATCCCTAACGGTCTCCACCACCTGCCTTTCCTGGGTTTTCACAGCTGGACTGCGAGAATGGCCCTGGGCCTCAAattctaagaataaaaatatttatggattttcttttcaatttttatatatgcttttctttttaacaaagaTTTTCTATgcttattaattcaaaaatttcttaatttgaaaTGAAGGCCAAACTTAACtctgatttgatttaaaaagataaatcaacAAATACATTAAACTCCTAAACAtcatataaacatattaaaatgtgattatataaaatttgttttaactATTTCAGTTGCGTACTAATCAGCTTCTCAAATACTCGAGAAAATCTTCATTGCTTGGTTCTTAGGAGAAGGCAAGTCATGGGTCAGGTAAATTGATTTGTCAAAAGCAAAACAAcattctattattttaaaaaaattaatacgacattatttcaattttttttaactaatatatcatcttagattttttttaagaaaaatttcaagaaaaaaaaaccatgtcattgttttatttttcttacatgaaagttttttttgaaaaaatataaatatttaaaaatttaaaatgacacttattttaaagaaaaaatctgcTCGAGTCATTAGGTTCTGGATTAACTAaccaaattataaagtttttctaTATCAACTACATagcaagataaataaataaaatctaactcAAAGCAAGACCGGGATTGATGGGTCAATGAGCTAACTCACAAATCTAAATCTAGATTTCAAAATAGTTGAATTACAACTATGATTGATTCAGCTACCTTCTCATTTTGCATTAACAAGTAATTTCAATCAgagaagagggaaaaaaaaatactagcaattagaaaagaaaaaaaaaatactaggcTACATCACAGTATAGtgataaaaatcataatcacaAGAACACACAATGAATGATAAATGAACGGGAGAAATTCAGATTTTCTGCAATAACAAGTTAATTTCCTGTTGCTGGTTACCAGCATATgcttattttttcctttctgacAATGCTAAATATTGAATATGAAAGTAAATTACACCAATTTATGTTTGAGAAAACAGAGGTCATTCACTCTAAAAATTACATTCAAATATTACATATGTACATCAAgcaaccaatatatatatatatatatatatatatatatatgtggtgATTGAAATCTAGGAGTTACAAGCTATATTCATATATATGGTGATTGAAATTTAGGGTTTACATATTCACACTACACTCTGGAGGGAAGCCTAGAGGGAATCGCTTTGTGTCCGTGCAATAATTGTAAATCATGAAATTCTTTTGCACCCACTTGAGCCTTTGGAGACTTGTGGCATCCAATTGTTTCCATAGCCATGAATTCTTTGAAGGGCAAGCTGCTCTGCCAGAAGACCAAATACAAGCGTCAGCATTGAAGTTCCTGTAAGAAGCAGTGAACGGAGCTCGAGTCCAGTCAGTCTTGATAAGACCGCCTCTGGTGGCCCAGTCATCAGCGTTCCAGAGGCTTGAGTATATTCTCATTTGTTGTTTCTTCGGGAAGGGAACCCCAATCGACTCCAAGTTCTTGAACTCTCTAATGGGTTTCCCGTCAACTGAGAAGCTgagaaagacaacaaagaacCAAGTTATGAAGGagatagaaattaaaaatgaaaaaaccacaAGAATGATAGTAACGATTCCTACATGATGAGTTTGGGATTCCACAGAATGGAATAGGTGTGAAAGCCTGCTGTGGGGTCAAACCATAGACGAAATTGCTGCTCTCTGTCACCCTTGCCTTGACTGTAAACATTAGTATGTAGCGTGTAAGGATCTCCGCTTAAGTTGCCTAAGAATTCAAAGTCTAGCTCATCCCATGAATTCCCTGGTGATTTCAGCTGAAATACAAACATTAATGATAGGTATTAGGGTTCTTATCATAGCTTGCCGGCGTAGCTAAATTATGAAGCAGACATGTTCAAAAAAGAAACTATAATTACATAGTAGGCAGTGACAGTGCCAGCAGAGTTGCCAGGTACAAGCTTGAGTTGCATGTCAATCTTGCCAAAGAGATACTCCTTCTTCGATTGAAATCCCGAGCCAGAGGCTTTGTCAAGAGACAGAGTAAGGAGCTCGCCGTTGTTGAGTATCTTGCCACGGCCATTTCCCCAGGTTATGTCAAATTCTTGGTAGAATTTACTAGCGATACAAGAAACAATCAAAGAGCTATCCAGGAGAGAGATcagcaaaaaatttaaaataccagTACTTGGCTTACAAGAAGCCATTGATTCAGACCCCATACAAGGTGGAAATGAGATCCAGAAATTGTAAATTGACTCGAACAGGGCACTGTAAATATAGGCAAGGATAGCAAGTAAAAGGACAGAAAACATTATACATGTGTTTTTGGAAGGTTCCTTGTCGTCGAGAACTTGAATTTGAAGATGTCAACAAATGGCAAGTGCTggcataaatgaaaaaaaaaaaaaagaaaatcaagaaatggtCCAAAACTTGTGGATACTTTTCGTTTCATTCCCTAACTGGAACTATTATGACATTTGCATGGTCAGATTTGGGCCTTTGAACCATCACCAAACTCCAAAATGGTTGCTCCATGCTTACTCTCTACTATCATCCTCCAGCATGAAAGTACTGTCTGTCAAAATCTCAGGAACATATTCCCTTTGAGGCAATATAGGCGttccttgtctttttttttggtgactGTTATATCGTCATCGATTAGTACCATCTTGcttttttccaaaaacaattGCACAgtaaacttaaatttttggtgaaataatatcttttaaaaaagattaaatgattgaataacatatattttatattgtatagtattttagaaaaacaagaaactaATATGTGattttgaaatgtaatattaataatatttaagtttataatcccgtgataaaatgataattaatatcACGATTAACAACcatgatatttattaaatattatatttttaaagtataatattattgaaatgtATGCTAAACCGTAATATCTTAAACAAATAAtgtgttaatttattattttattttattttatgtgctAATTTCTCAATTTATTCTTTTGTCACTTGAGATGTCATggactaaaattattaaaagaacaaattattaatataattaccaaaattaattattgcaatgatgtttggaaatgtgactataatttattttttaaagtattttttcacttgagaatatattaaaataatatttttttttatttttaaaaaaattatttttaatattagcatgttaaaatgatttaaaaaaaaaatattaattttaattaaaaaaattattaaattttcccGACCCCAATTTAGAATGCAAAGTAAAACAGGGGCTACAACTTTAAATTGAAGttggaaacaaaaacaataaaataaaataaaatacttgcCATTAGATCAAGGGGTCTCAAATGTGGTTAGCTTTTGGGGTCAAAGGAGGACCAAATATCATTAAATGCAATTCCCAAAATCAGATAAGATCACAGGCTTACTAGATttcgttattttattttgtttttgttttttttttaagatttcaaaTGTAAAGTCATTTTGCATATTACTCTCTAGTAACTTCATTGAAATCAAATCCCACTACTACCAATTAGAGCGAGAggaattatatttgattaatgaaggACTCCTCTTATTACATAATCTATAGTTCAGCCATtgaaccaaataaataaaataaaatatagagtcAAATCGAACCCTACAAGGAAAACAAGACCTCAAATATAATCCAtcaattattagattaatctcAGTTTTATCCCAAACAATTCTggtattaattttatatctagcaatttagatttttctattgaggtatttttaaaattaattaacataaaccaataagaaattgcaaaaaaataattcggAGCAAAATTGATTCTTGATATGTGAAGCCATCAATCT is a genomic window of Populus alba chromosome 18, ASM523922v2, whole genome shotgun sequence containing:
- the LOC118051696 gene encoding xyloglucan endotransglucosylase/hydrolase protein 22-like, with protein sequence MFSVLLLAILAYIYSALFESIYNFWISFPPCMGSESMASCKPSTGILNFLLISLLDSSLIVSCIASKFYQEFDITWGNGRGKILNNGELLTLSLDKASGSGFQSKKEYLFGKIDMQLKLVPGNSAGTVTAYYLKSPGNSWDELDFEFLGNLSGDPYTLHTNVYSQGKGDREQQFRLWFDPTAGFHTYSILWNPKLIIFSVDGKPIREFKNLESIGVPFPKKQQMRIYSSLWNADDWATRGGLIKTDWTRAPFTASYRNFNADACIWSSGRAACPSKNSWLWKQLDATSLQRLKWVQKNFMIYNYCTDTKRFPLGFPPECSVNM